The genomic segment CGCCGCGAAGGAACTGCGCGACGGTTACTACGTGAACCTGGGCATCGGCATCCCGACGCTGGTCGCCAACTACATCCCCGACGGCATCAACGTGACCCTGCAGTCCGAGAACGGCCTGCTTGGTATCGGGGCATATCCGGCCGACGACGAGGTGGATCCCGACCTGATCAACGCCGGGAAACAGACCATCACCACGATCGGCGGCTCCAGCTTCTTCAACAGCGCCGACTCGTTCGCGATGATCCGCGGCGGGCACATCGACCTGTCCATCCTCGGCGGCCTGGAGGTGGCCGAGAACGGCGACCTGGCCAACTGGATGGTTCCCGGCAAGATGGTCAAGGGCCCGGGCGGTGCGATGGATCTGGTGTCCGGGGTCAAGCGGGTGATCGTCGTGATGGATCACACGGCCAAGGACGGCAGCCCCAAGATCCTCAAGCAATGCACGCTCCCCCTGACCGGCAAGGGCGTGGTGGACATGATCATCACCGACCTGTGCGTGTTCGACGTCGACCCGGAACGCGGGCTCACGCTGACCGAACTACACCCCGGGGTGACGGTCGACGACGTCCGTGCCAAGACCGGTTGCGATTTCGTGGTCGCCTGAACCCAATTTGGCGGCACGCCGTCGCGCCAGGTAGCCGCGCGTGGCGGCGATGAATGCCGGCAACATCGAGACGAACAGGATGACCAGGATGATTTTTTCCAGGTTCTGGTGCACGAACGGCACGTTGCCCAGGAAGTAGCCGGCCACCGTCACGCCGCCGCCCCACAGCACGCCCCCGACGATGTCGAACGCCAAGTACACCGGATAGCGCATGTAGGACACTCCGGCGACGACCGGCGTGAACGTTCGGATGAACGGCATGAAGCGGGCCAGGATGATGGCCGCGGGTCCGTACTTTTCGAAGAAGGCGTGCGAATCGGTGACGTAGTGCTGCTTGAAGAAGCGGGAATCTTCCTTCTTGAACAGCGCGGGCCCGATGCGGCGGCCGATGAAGTATCCGGTCTGGTCGCCCAGCACCGCCACCACGGCGACTGCCGGCGCCAGCACCCAGATGTTCAGCGTTCCGTGCGCGGCCAGCAAACCGCCCGTGAACAGCAGTGATTCACCGGGGAGCAGCGGAAACAGCAGGCCGGTCTCGACGAAGACGATGACCAGGATGGTCGGTAACACCGCGGAGGCGAACAGGCCCTGGGGTCCGATCCAGAACATCGGATCGATGATGTCGGGCATCAAAACCACTCAGCCGTTACGGCGGCGCTCATGGTGCCTCAACATACCGGCCCCGAGGTGGGTGCCCGCCGTCAACGTCGGGTTGCGATACTGAGGCAACTGAAGTCTTCAGGAGGAACCCATGCCCATCGCAACCCCCGAGGTCTACGCCGAGATGCTGGGACGCGCCAAGGAGAACGCGTACGCCTTCCCGGCCATCAACTGCACCTCGTCGGAGACCGTCAACGCCGCCATCAAGGGCTTCGCCGACGCCGGCAGCGACGGCATCATCCAGTTCTCCACGGGCGGTGCGGAGTTCGCCTCCGGCCTCGGCGTCAAGGACATGGTCACCGGTGCCGTCGCGCTGGCCAAGTTCACCCGCGTCATCGCGGCCAAGTACCCGATCAACGTCGCGCTGCACACCGACCACTGCCCCAAGGACAAGCTGGACACTTACGTGCGCCCGCTGCTGGCCATCTCGGCCGAACGGGTGGCGGCCGGCAAGAATCCGCTGTTCCAGTCGCACATGTGGGACGGTTCGGCGGTGCCGATCGACGAAAACCTCTCCATCGCCAAGGAACTGCTCAAGACCGCGGCGGCGGCCAAGATCATCCTCGAGGTCGAGATCGGCGTCGTCGGCGGCGAGGAGGACGGCGTCGAGGGCGCGATCGACGACAAGCTCTACACCACCCCGGAGGACTTCGAGAAGACCATCGACGCGCTGGGCCACGGTGAGCACGGCAAGTACCTGCTGGCCGCCACGTTCGGCAACGTGCACGGCGTCTACAAGCCCGGCAACGTCAAGCTGCGCCCCGACATCCTGGATCAGGGCCAGAAGGTCGCGTCGGCCAAGCTCGGTCTGCCCGACGGGTCCAAGCCGTTCGACTTCGTCTTCCACGGCGGTTCGGGCTCGCTGAAGTCGGAGATCGAAGAGGCGCTGCGCTACGGCGTGGTGAAGATGAACGTCGACACCGACACCCAGTACGCGTTCACCCGCCCGCTGGCCGGCCACATGTTCACTAACTACGACGGTGTGCTCAAGGTCGACGGCGAGGTCGGCAACAAGAAGGTCTACGACCCGCGCAGCTACCTCAAGAAGGCCGAAGCGTCGATGACCGAGCGCGTGATCGAGGCCTGCAACGACCTGCACTGCGCCGGAAAGTCAGTCAGCGCCTGAGTTTCTGTGCCGAGCGTGAAGTTAGCTTGACGCTCGGCGCCCAACGTGAAACTGGTTTCACACTCGCGAGACGCTAGCCGCTGGGGGCGCTAGCCGCTGGGGGATTGGCAGATCTTCCACTGGTCGTCGCGGTACTGCAGGTCGAGGCTGCGCGTCGAGCGGACCTGCGGGTCGTAGGCCATGAACGTGGTGACGTTGGCTTCGGCGTGCTGGCCGTTGACGACGATCTGGTCGATGCTGGCGATGACCGGATACTGCTTGGCCGCCGAAACCCGTTGGTAGGTCTCGTTCCACGAGCGCTCGTCGTAGTCGACGTAGCCGTCGCGGGTAGTGCCGCAGGTGATGCTGCGCAGCTGGGTCAGGTCGCCGCGCTGCACCGCCGTGTCGAAGGCGTGGATGGATTGGCGCACCATGTCTTCCTGCGAGACGTGTGAGTGCTTGCCGCGGGTCAACAGCACGGTGCCCAGGATGGCGATCGCCGCCAGTGCCAACACGATCACCGTGATCGCCAGCACCCAGCCCCAGTTGAAACTCCTGCCTGCCGGCCGCGCCTTCGCGCCGTCGCGGCCCGGAATAGATTGCGGCACAGCAGATTTGGGAGGCATCGGCGGTTGCCCGGGCAGTGGCGGCTGCCCCGGCGGCCCGGGCTGCCCCGGGGACGTCGAGAACACTTCCGTCGCGGGCTCCGCGGCGGTTTGGATGATCGCCGTTTCCTTCGCGTCGAAGCCCGGCGCGGTGAAGCGGCGTTCGGGCTGCTGGTCGTCCGGATTGGCCGCGGGGCCGTTGCCGGGATCGGGCTTGTCGATCACCACGGTCTCGGTCTCGGGGTCGGGGGGAAGCAGCGGACGGGCCTCGGTTGCGTCGTCGGCCTGCTCCGCGGTCGGGTCCTCACCCGGCGGGGTGCCGCGGTCGGGCTCCGGTGGGTTAGGCATGAGTTGGAGCTTAGTCACCCGCGGCGGGACGGCAGAATAGAACGTATGACACCAATGGGTGATCTCCTGGGACCTGATCCGATCCTGCTGCCCGGCGACAGCGAAGCCGAAGCCGAGCTGCTCGCCGGCGAGAATCCGGGCATCGTCGCGGCGGCGCACCCGTCGGCGTCGGTGGCCTGGGCGGCGCTGGCCGAGGAGGCGCTGGCCGACGACCGGGCCATCACCGCGTACGCGTATGCCCGGACCGGCTACCACCGCGGTCTGGACCAATTGCGCCGCAACGGCTGGAAGGGATTCGGCCCGGTGCCCTATTCGCACGAGCCCAACCGCGGCTTCCTGCGCTGTGTGGCCGCGTTGGCCAAGGCCGCCGACGCGATCGGCGAGACCGACGAGCTGAACCGCTGCCTCGACCTGCTCGACGACTGCGACCCGGTGGCCCGCAAAGAGCTGGGGCTCTAGTAGTTCTCCGAGCAGTCGCTGTCGCGGTTCTCGACCTGCACGGTGGCGTGCTCGAGCCCGCGCTCGTGCAGCACCTCACGCGCGTCGCTGAACACCCTGGTCGAGTCGTTGGAGCTGATCAGGTGCACCGTGCACATGTCCTTACCCGGCGACAGCGTCCAGACGTGCAGGTCGTGCACTTCGGTCACGCCGTCGACGGCGCCCAGGGCCGACCGCAGCTCCTCGACGTCGATGTGGGCCGGCGACGCCTCGGACAGAATCCGCAGCGCGGCCCGCGCCAGCGAGAACGCGCGAGGCAGCACCCAGAGGGCCACCAGCACGGCGACCACGACGTCGGCGTAAGGCCAATGCGTCGTGACGGTCACGACACCGGCGATCAGCACGCCCAGGCTGCCGACGGTGTCGGCGATCACCTCCATGTAGGCGCCCTTGACGGCCAGGCTGCCCTCGGAGTGTGACCGCAGCAGCATCGCGACCACGAAGTTGGCGATCAGCCCGGCCAGCGCCACCACGATCATCGGTATGCCGGGAACGTCTGCTCCCGTACCGAGCCGCTCGATGGCCTCGTAGAGGATGAAGGTCGCCACGCCGACCAACAGCACCGCGTTGGCCACCGCGGTGAAAACCTCGGCGCGGTGCCAGCCGTAGGTTCGATCCGGCGACGTGCTGCCGCGCTTGGCCAGCACCACAGCCCCCAGCCCCATGAACACCGCGACGACGTCGGTCAGCATGTGCCCGGCGTCTGCCAGCAGCGCAAGGGAATTGATCAGCAGCGAGGTGGTCAGCTCGATTACGAAGAACGTCGCCAAAATCCCGGCGGCCATGATCATGCGGGGGATCATCCGAGACGCGTCGGCCTCGGCGGGGGTGTGACTGTGTCCTGCGCCCATGGCCAACAATATATGCGTGCAATCGCATATATTGCAATATCTAGAACCAGCGGCTCCAGAAGCGGGTCAGCGAGTTTCCGGCGCTGGCCAGCAGGTGCGGCACCCCGGAGAAGTCGAAAAGCCAGTCCACCACCCCGAATAGCCACTGGTTGACCACCGGCGCCAGCAGCAGGAACAGCAGAATGAACACGCCGTACTGTTTGGCCGGCGCGACGGCGCGCTGCGTCTCCGGGCTCAGATGCGGTTCCAGGGCGTCATAGCCGTCCAGCCCGGGGACGGGCAGCAGGTTCAGCACCACGGCCATGATCTGCAGGAGACCCAGAAACGCCACGCCCGCCCACAGCACCCAATGCTCCGGGTCAAAGAACAGCCGGGTCAGCGTCAGCAGCAACACCGCCAGCAGTAGATTGGCGGCCGGTCCGGCCAGGCTGACCAGCGTGCGGCGCGTCGGCGACATGAACCAGGTGCGCACATACACCGCGGCACCGGGCAGGCCGATCCCGCCGAGCGCGATGAACACCATCGGCAGCAGCAACGACAACCCGGGATGGGCATAGCGCCGCGGATCCAGCGTCAGGTAGCCGCGGACCTCCTCGTCGTGGTCGCCGAATCGCCACGCGGTCGCCGCGTGGCCGAATTCGTGCAGGCATAACGAAACCAGCCAGCCGGCGACCACGAAGATGAACACCCCGGCATAGGACATCGGCCGCACGGTCGTCCCGGCCAGCCAGGCGAGCACACCGCCGACCGCCGTCAATGCGATCAGTGCCAAGAAGATTGGGCTGGGTCGCACCGACGCGTGCCCCTTGGAGTCCACCGGTCGAAACTACCGGACCAGCAACCAGCCTTCGACGTGGCGGTAGAACGTCGATCGCCTGGCCGGGCGGGGCGCGGCGATACCGTCGCGCACCACGACCACGCCGGTGCTGCCCAACTGGACGGCGCGCCCGGTCACCCAGCGGCGCCAGCGTCCGTGCACCGCGGCGCGCAGCCCCGGCACGGCGAGCGTCGGCTCGATGTCCGCGCCGGTGACGTTGCCGTCGAACAGCTGCGTGTCGTCGACGACGGCCTCGCCGTGCAGCAGCTCCTGGTTTTCGGGTGGCAGCCAGCGGGCGCGGCCGACGATCACCGCGCCGGTCTCGTCGCGCACCAGGGTGACCCGCCCGGGCGTGCCGCGCCGGGCCCGACGGGCTGCGCGCCATCCCGCCGGCACGCGGTAGACGCGGGTCGCGCGGGTGCGGCGGGGCGGCACGTAGGCCACTTCGACGTCGAGTCGCTCGGCGCGCAGCAGCCGGCCCAGCACGGCTGCCAGCTCGGCGTCGGCGCCGAGCACGACCAGCCGTCGGTACGGCCCGATCGCGGCGTCGATGTCGGCCGGGCTCTGCACCCGGTGGACGGGCGGGCCGCCGAGCGGCCCAGGCAGTCGCCGGTCGCCGAAGCACAACACCGCCACGTTGGCCGTGTCCGCGGCGATATTCATGGGCTCCTCGCGACCTGCTGGGCTCGAGCAAATTTGCCCGGTTCCTCGGCGGTCCGCAAGACGCCCGCATCGTCACCGGACTAAGGTGGGTCCCCGGCTGGACCACAATAAGCAGGCGAGACCAGGCGGGAGCATGTCATGCCGGCAATCGTCCTCATCGGCGCCCAGTGGGGCGACGAGGGCAAAGGTAAGGCCACTGACCTGCTCGGTGGGCGCGTGCAGTGGGTGGTGCGTTACCAGGGTGGCAACAACGCCGGGCACACCGTCGTCTTGCCCACCGGGGAAAACTTCGCGTTGCATCTGATCCCGTCGGGGGTGCTGACCCCCGGCGTCACCAACGTCATCGGCAATGGCGTGGTGATCGATCCCGGCGTGCTGCTCGACGAGCTGAAGGGCCTGGCTGATCGTGGTGTCGACACCTCGAGGCTGCTGATCTCCGCCGACGCGCATCTGCTGCTGCCCTACCACGTGGCCATCGATAAGGTCACCGAGCGCTACATGGGCAACAAGAAGATCGGCACCACCGGCCGCGGCATCGGACCGTGCTACCAGGACAAGATCGCCCGTCAGGGCATCCGGGTCGCCGATGTGCTCGACCCCGAGCAGCTGGCCCACAAGATCGAAGGTGCGCTGGAACTCAAAAACCAGATCCTGGTCAAGATCTACAACCGCAAGGCGCTGGATCCCAACCTGGTGGTCGACGCCCTGCTGAAGCAGGCCGACGGCTTCAAGCACCGCATCGCCGATACCCGGCTGCTGCTCAACGCCGCGCTGGAAGCCGGCGAGACCGTACTGCTGGAGGGCTCGCAGGGCACGCTGCTCGACGTCGACCACGGCACGTATCCCTATGTGACGTCCTCGAATCCGACTGCGGGCGGCGCGGCCGTGGGGTCCGGCATCGGCCCGACCCGGATCACCACCGTGCTCGGAATCCTCAAGGCCTACACCACCCGGGTGGGCTCGGGCCCGTTCCCGACCGAATTGTTCGACGAGAACGGTGAATACCTGTCCAAGACCGGCGGCGAGTTCGGCGTCACGACAGGGCGCCGCCGCCGCTGCGGCTGGTTCGACGCCGTCGTCGCGCGCTATGCCACCCGGGTCAACGGCATCACCGACTACTTCCTGACCAAGCTGGACGTGCTGTCCAGTCTGGAAACCGTGCCGGTGTGCGTCGGCTACCGCGTCGACGGCGTGCAGACCGACGAAATGCCGATGACGCAAAGCGATTTGCACCGTGCCGAGCCGATCTACGAAGAGCTGCCCGGCTGGTGGGAGGACATCTCGGCGGCCCGCGAGTTCGACGACCTGCCCGCCAAGGCGCGTGACTATGTGCTGCGTCTGGAAGAGCTTGCCGGAGCACATGTTTCGTGCATCGGAGTCGGGCCGGGCCGCGATCAGACCATCGTGCGCCGCGATATCCTGGCGGCGCGCTAGTGAGCGATCCTGATCCCAAAGAACTCGATCCCGAATACGAACACCACGGCGGCTTTCCCGAATACGGCCCGGCCACCCCGGGCCCGGGATTCGGACGGTTCGTGGCGGCCATGCGCCGGCTGCAGGACCTCGCCGTCTCCGCCGACCCGTCCGACGACGTCTGGGACGACGCGGCCGCCCGTGTGGTGGCGCTGACGGAGTTGCTGGGGCCGTTTCAGGCCCAGGTGGAAGGTCAGGCGCCGGCGGGCCGCACGCCCGATCTGCCCGGCATGGGCAGCTTGCTGCTGCCGCCGTGGACGTTGACCCGTTACGCGCCCGACGGCGTCGAAATGACGGGCCATTTCACCCGTTTCCACGTCGGCGGCAACTACGCGGTGCACGGCGGTGTGCTGCCGCTGCTGTTTGACCACATGTTCGGGATGATCTCCCACGCCGCGGGACGCCCGATCAGTCGCACGGCCTTCCTGCATGTCGACTATCGCAAGGTCACGCCGACCGACGTGCCGTTGCTGGTGCGCGGTCGAGTCACCAGCACCGAGGGCCGCAAGGCGTTCGTCTGTGCCGAATTGGTCGACGGTGACCAGACGCTGCTGGCCGAGGCCAACGGCTTGATGGTGCGGTTATTGCCCGGTCAGCCCTGACGCGCGCCCGTAGCATTCACTTGTGACCGAAGGACAATGCGAGACCGCAGGCGCGCCCCGAGTGTTGTTGCTGGGTACCGGCGAGCTCAGCCGCGAACTGGCAAACGCCCTGCGTCGCCTCGGCGCGGAGGTTCACGAGCACTCCGACCTGGACACCGTGTCGGGGGTGATCGACCGGCTACAACCCGACTTCGTGGTGACCGCCGGCGCGGTCTCCGGCCCGGCAATCGAGGCGCTCGCGGCGCGCTGCGACAATGCCGGCGTCGAACTGGTGCCTAACATGCGCACCGTCCGGTTGACCAACGACCGCGAGGGCCTGCGCCGGCTGGCCGCCGATCAGCTGGGTCTGCCCACCGCGCCGTTCTGGTTCGTCGGCTCGCTCGACGAGCTCAAGGCGGTGGCCGCACACGGCGGCTATCCGTTGCTGGTCGAGGCGTTGGGCGGGACGTTCGGGCGCTCGATGGTTTCCGGGCCCGACGACGTCGAGTCCGCGTGGCGGCGGGCGGCGGGCCGGGCCGAGCGGGTGTTGGCCGAAACGGTGGTCGAGGTCGAGTTTTACGTCACGCTGCTGGCAATCCGCAGCGAGCGTCGCAACGGGCCGGTGATCGAGTTCTGCTCGCCGATCGGGCATCGTCGCGCCGAACCTGACGTGCTGGAATCCTGGCAGCCCCAGAATTTGAGCCCGGCGGCCCTCGACGCCGCCAAGTCGATCGCCGCGCGCATCGTCAAGGCGCTCGGCGGCCGTGGCGTATTCGGAGTCGAATTAATGATCAACGGCGACGAGGTGTACTTCTCCGACGTGAGCACCGTTCTGCCGCAAAGCGTTTGGGTGACTTTGCGCAGTCAGCGGATTTCGGCGTTCGAGTTGCAGGCCCGGGCGATTCTCGGCCTGCCGGTCGACGTCCTGATGATTTCGCCGGCTGCCGCGCGCACGAGTCACCCGGCGCCCACCGCCGAGGCACTGACCGCGGCGCTGGCCGTGCCGGAAAGCGACCTCCGCATATTCGATGCGGGGCCGGGCCCGCGGCGTGGGGTCGCACTGGCCACCGCGCCGGATGTGGCAGCCGCGCGCGACCGGGCCCGCGACGTGGCCGCCGCGGTGTCCCAGGGCCATTAACTAGACTCGCGAGAATGAGCTACGCAGGAGATATCACGCCGCTTGAGGCATGGAAGTTGCTCAGCGACAACCCGCAGGCGGTCTTGGTCGACGTGCGCACCGACGCCGAATGGCGGTTCGTCGGGGTGCCGGACTTGTCGAGTCTTGGCCGCGATGCGGTCTTCATCGAGTGGAACACCGCGACCGGGCACAACGAGAACTTCCTGGCCGAACTGAAGGACAAGCTCCCCGCCCAGTCGGGACCGGTGGTGTTCCTGTGTCGCTCCGGCAACCGCTCGATCGGTGCCGCCGAGACCGCGACCGAGGCGGGCATCGAGCCGTCCTACAACATCCTGGATGGTTTTGAGGGCAACCTCGACGCCCAGGGGCATCGTGGTGAAACCGGTTGGCGGGCAGTCGGACTGCCCTGGAAGCAGCAATGACCCGCGTCGACGACGATGATGCCGGCGCAGCCGGGATCGAGGAGCGGCGCCAATGACTGACAGTCCGTCGGTCCGCATTCCGAAGGCATTGCCCGACGGCGTCGGCCAAGCCACCATCGGCGTGCGCGGAGGGCTGTTGCGGTCCGAGTTCGACGAGACCGCCGAGGGGCTGTTTTTGACCTCGGGCTACGTCTACCCGTCGGCCGCGGCGGCCGAGCAGGCGTTCTCCGGCGAGCTGGACCGCTTTGTCTATTCGCGCTACGGCAACCCGACCGTGTCGATGTTCGAGGAACGGCTGCGGCTGATCGAGGGCGCGCCGGCGGCGTTCGCGACGGCCAGTGGCATGGCCGCGGTATTTACCTCGCTCGGCGCGCTGCTGGGCGCCGGCGACCGATTGGTGGCCGCGCGCAGCCTGTTCGGATCGTGCTTCGTGGTGTGCAACGAGATCCTGCCGCGCTGGGGTGTGGAGACCGTCTTAGTCGACGGCGACGACCTCGCCCAGTGGGAACAGGCGCTATCGGTGCCCACCCAGGCGGTGTTCTTCGAGACGCCGTCGAACCCGATGCAGTCGCTGGTGGATATCGCCGCGGTGACCGAGCTGGCGCATGCTGCGGGGGCAAAAGTGGTGCTGGACAACGTCTTTGCCACACCGCTTCTGCAGCAAGGGTTTCCGCTCGGGGTTGACGTGGTGGTGTACTCCGGCACCAAGCACATCGACGGGCAGGGCCGGGTGCTCGGTGGTGCCATCCTCGGCGATCAGGAATACATCGACGGCCCGGTGCAGAAGCTGATGCGGCACACCGGCCCGGCTATGAGCGCATTCAACGCCTGGGTGCTACTGAAAGGCCTTGAGACACTGTCGGTTCGGGTGGACTACAGCAATGCCTCGGCGCAGCGGATCGCGGAGTTCCTCCAAGGCCATCCGGCGGTGAGTTGGGTGCGCTACCCGTTCCTGACGTCGCACCCGCAGTACGACCTGGCCAAGCGTCAGATGTCCGGCGGCGGAACGGTGCTCACCTTCGAGCTCAACGCCCCCGGCGGCGCCAAGGAGCGGGCCTTCGAGGTGCTGGACAAGCTGCGACTGATCGACATCTCGAACAACCTCGGTGACGCCAAATCGCTTGTCACACACCCGGCGACGACGACACACCGGGCGATGGGGCCGGAAGGGCGCGCCGCGATCGGTCTCGGTGACGGCGTCGTCCGCATCTCGGTCGGCCTGGAGAACACCGACGATCTGATCGCCGATATCGACCAAGCCCTGAGCTAGCCGGCTCTCTGCTCGGCGGTCTGGCGTTCGGCTTCCGACGTCGCGTCTTGCGTTTGCGCTTCCACCCAATTAGTCACCACTCGGGCGTACATCATCTGGTTGGTGATGGCCATCTGACTGCGCCCGTCGCCCAAGAAGGTGATGAACCAGGCGATCACGGTGGTGAACCGGTTCTTGAAGCCGACGAGGTAGAGCAGGTGCAACCCCAGCCATGCCAGCCAGGCGATGAAGCCGCCGAACTCGAGCTTGCCGACCTGCGCGACGGCACTGAATCGCGAGATGGTGGCCATGCTGCCCTTGTCAAAGTAGTTGAAGGGCTTGCGGTTTGCGGGATCGTCGGTGCCCTTGACCATGTGCTTGATCAATGTCGCTGCGTAATGGGCGCCCTGAATCGCGCCCTGAGCCA from the Mycobacterium lentiflavum genome contains:
- a CDS encoding DedA family protein; its protein translation is MPDIIDPMFWIGPQGLFASAVLPTILVIVFVETGLLFPLLPGESLLFTGGLLAAHGTLNIWVLAPAVAVVAVLGDQTGYFIGRRIGPALFKKEDSRFFKQHYVTDSHAFFEKYGPAAIILARFMPFIRTFTPVVAGVSYMRYPVYLAFDIVGGVLWGGGVTVAGYFLGNVPFVHQNLEKIILVILFVSMLPAFIAATRGYLARRRAAKLGSGDHEIATGLGTDVVDRHPGV
- the fbaA gene encoding class II fructose-bisphosphate aldolase; amino-acid sequence: MPIATPEVYAEMLGRAKENAYAFPAINCTSSETVNAAIKGFADAGSDGIIQFSTGGAEFASGLGVKDMVTGAVALAKFTRVIAAKYPINVALHTDHCPKDKLDTYVRPLLAISAERVAAGKNPLFQSHMWDGSAVPIDENLSIAKELLKTAAAAKIILEVEIGVVGGEEDGVEGAIDDKLYTTPEDFEKTIDALGHGEHGKYLLAATFGNVHGVYKPGNVKLRPDILDQGQKVASAKLGLPDGSKPFDFVFHGGSGSLKSEIEEALRYGVVKMNVDTDTQYAFTRPLAGHMFTNYDGVLKVDGEVGNKKVYDPRSYLKKAEASMTERVIEACNDLHCAGKSVSA
- a CDS encoding Rv0361 family membrane protein, whose amino-acid sequence is MPNPPEPDRGTPPGEDPTAEQADDATEARPLLPPDPETETVVIDKPDPGNGPAANPDDQQPERRFTAPGFDAKETAIIQTAAEPATEVFSTSPGQPGPPGQPPLPGQPPMPPKSAVPQSIPGRDGAKARPAGRSFNWGWVLAITVIVLALAAIAILGTVLLTRGKHSHVSQEDMVRQSIHAFDTAVQRGDLTQLRSITCGTTRDGYVDYDERSWNETYQRVSAAKQYPVIASIDQIVVNGQHAEANVTTFMAYDPQVRSTRSLDLQYRDDQWKICQSPSG
- a CDS encoding DUF3151 domain-containing protein, whose product is MTPMGDLLGPDPILLPGDSEAEAELLAGENPGIVAAAHPSASVAWAALAEEALADDRAITAYAYARTGYHRGLDQLRRNGWKGFGPVPYSHEPNRGFLRCVAALAKAADAIGETDELNRCLDLLDDCDPVARKELGL
- a CDS encoding cation diffusion facilitator family transporter, whose protein sequence is MGAGHSHTPAEADASRMIPRMIMAAGILATFFVIELTTSLLINSLALLADAGHMLTDVVAVFMGLGAVVLAKRGSTSPDRTYGWHRAEVFTAVANAVLLVGVATFILYEAIERLGTGADVPGIPMIVVALAGLIANFVVAMLLRSHSEGSLAVKGAYMEVIADTVGSLGVLIAGVVTVTTHWPYADVVVAVLVALWVLPRAFSLARAALRILSEASPAHIDVEELRSALGAVDGVTEVHDLHVWTLSPGKDMCTVHLISSNDSTRVFSDAREVLHERGLEHATVQVENRDSDCSENY
- a CDS encoding site-2 protease family protein; this encodes MDSKGHASVRPSPIFLALIALTAVGGVLAWLAGTTVRPMSYAGVFIFVVAGWLVSLCLHEFGHAATAWRFGDHDEEVRGYLTLDPRRYAHPGLSLLLPMVFIALGGIGLPGAAVYVRTWFMSPTRRTLVSLAGPAANLLLAVLLLTLTRLFFDPEHWVLWAGVAFLGLLQIMAVVLNLLPVPGLDGYDALEPHLSPETQRAVAPAKQYGVFILLFLLLAPVVNQWLFGVVDWLFDFSGVPHLLASAGNSLTRFWSRWF
- a CDS encoding peptidase M50 encodes the protein MNIAADTANVAVLCFGDRRLPGPLGGPPVHRVQSPADIDAAIGPYRRLVVLGADAELAAVLGRLLRAERLDVEVAYVPPRRTRATRVYRVPAGWRAARRARRGTPGRVTLVRDETGAVIVGRARWLPPENQELLHGEAVVDDTQLFDGNVTGADIEPTLAVPGLRAAVHGRWRRWVTGRAVQLGSTGVVVVRDGIAAPRPARRSTFYRHVEGWLLVR
- a CDS encoding adenylosuccinate synthase, yielding MPAIVLIGAQWGDEGKGKATDLLGGRVQWVVRYQGGNNAGHTVVLPTGENFALHLIPSGVLTPGVTNVIGNGVVIDPGVLLDELKGLADRGVDTSRLLISADAHLLLPYHVAIDKVTERYMGNKKIGTTGRGIGPCYQDKIARQGIRVADVLDPEQLAHKIEGALELKNQILVKIYNRKALDPNLVVDALLKQADGFKHRIADTRLLLNAALEAGETVLLEGSQGTLLDVDHGTYPYVTSSNPTAGGAAVGSGIGPTRITTVLGILKAYTTRVGSGPFPTELFDENGEYLSKTGGEFGVTTGRRRRCGWFDAVVARYATRVNGITDYFLTKLDVLSSLETVPVCVGYRVDGVQTDEMPMTQSDLHRAEPIYEELPGWWEDISAAREFDDLPAKARDYVLRLEELAGAHVSCIGVGPGRDQTIVRRDILAAR
- a CDS encoding PaaI family thioesterase is translated as MSDPDPKELDPEYEHHGGFPEYGPATPGPGFGRFVAAMRRLQDLAVSADPSDDVWDDAAARVVALTELLGPFQAQVEGQAPAGRTPDLPGMGSLLLPPWTLTRYAPDGVEMTGHFTRFHVGGNYAVHGGVLPLLFDHMFGMISHAAGRPISRTAFLHVDYRKVTPTDVPLLVRGRVTSTEGRKAFVCAELVDGDQTLLAEANGLMVRLLPGQP
- a CDS encoding ATP-grasp domain-containing protein, coding for MTEGQCETAGAPRVLLLGTGELSRELANALRRLGAEVHEHSDLDTVSGVIDRLQPDFVVTAGAVSGPAIEALAARCDNAGVELVPNMRTVRLTNDREGLRRLAADQLGLPTAPFWFVGSLDELKAVAAHGGYPLLVEALGGTFGRSMVSGPDDVESAWRRAAGRAERVLAETVVEVEFYVTLLAIRSERRNGPVIEFCSPIGHRRAEPDVLESWQPQNLSPAALDAAKSIAARIVKALGGRGVFGVELMINGDEVYFSDVSTVLPQSVWVTLRSQRISAFELQARAILGLPVDVLMISPAAARTSHPAPTAEALTAALAVPESDLRIFDAGPGPRRGVALATAPDVAAARDRARDVAAAVSQGH
- a CDS encoding rhodanese-like domain-containing protein is translated as MSYAGDITPLEAWKLLSDNPQAVLVDVRTDAEWRFVGVPDLSSLGRDAVFIEWNTATGHNENFLAELKDKLPAQSGPVVFLCRSGNRSIGAAETATEAGIEPSYNILDGFEGNLDAQGHRGETGWRAVGLPWKQQ
- a CDS encoding O-succinylhomoserine sulfhydrylase — translated: MTDSPSVRIPKALPDGVGQATIGVRGGLLRSEFDETAEGLFLTSGYVYPSAAAAEQAFSGELDRFVYSRYGNPTVSMFEERLRLIEGAPAAFATASGMAAVFTSLGALLGAGDRLVAARSLFGSCFVVCNEILPRWGVETVLVDGDDLAQWEQALSVPTQAVFFETPSNPMQSLVDIAAVTELAHAAGAKVVLDNVFATPLLQQGFPLGVDVVVYSGTKHIDGQGRVLGGAILGDQEYIDGPVQKLMRHTGPAMSAFNAWVLLKGLETLSVRVDYSNASAQRIAEFLQGHPAVSWVRYPFLTSHPQYDLAKRQMSGGGTVLTFELNAPGGAKERAFEVLDKLRLIDISNNLGDAKSLVTHPATTTHRAMGPEGRAAIGLGDGVVRISVGLENTDDLIADIDQALS